GCGGACCGCAGCCGAGATTTCGCTCGAGGAAATCCAGGCGAGCACGCCGGAGAGCCCTTTTGGCGCTCCATCCGGTGCAGTGGCGACGGCCGATCCGATGGAGACGGTGCTGGAGAACGAGAAATTGAACAAGTTACGCGAGGCCATAGAGCAATTGCCCGTGCAGATGCGTCGGTGCGTCTACCTGCGCCTCGTGAAGGAGCAGTCGGTTCAGGAGATCGCCACCATCCTGGGTATTTCCGTCAACACGGTCAAAGCGCACCTGCATCAGGCGCGGAAGACGCTGCGAGAACGGCTCAGCGCCCTGTTCGGCGAGGTGGAATTGTGAGCGACCCAACCGCGACAAGGGACTGAGACCTTCGCCACTATGCGAAGAATTGAGGGCCGGAGGTCGAACGATGAATGGAGAGCTACGACGATATTTGGAAGCGCTCCGCGAAGAATGGGAGGATCGCCTGAGGCGCCATCTCGACGAGGACGAGCTGATCGCCTACGTGCGCGGAGAGCTTGAGGCGGAGGACGCCGAACGCATGCGGTCGCATCTTGTACGGTGCGATGCCTGTACGGCGGCCCTCAAAGACGTGGCGGACTTCTTCGAGCCGATTCGAGAAGGAGAAGAACCGATCCCCAGGCGCGTCCTCCGCCGGGAGTGGAAAACTCTCTGGCGGCGCGTGCGGGCCGGAGAGAAAGTGGTGATCGGCGCTCCGTTCAGCCTTTCTCCCGCGTTCGCTCTGGCTGCCAGTCTCCTGGTGGCCGTGGGTCTCATCCTCTCGACGTTCCACCTGTGGCAGCAGAGGCAGCGACTGGCCATGCAATTACAAACCGAGCAAACGCGACGGCAGGAACTGGAACGAGAGAATCAGCTCCTGCAGGAACAGGCCCGCGCCCTGCAGAGCCAGTATGAATCACAACTGGCCCAGCTCCGTCAGCCCCAACCGAATATCCCGGTCTACGATGTTTTCTCCCAGCAGATGCTTCGACGATCGGGGGCTCCGAGTCCGGTGAATCAAGTCACAGTGCCCCCCACGACGGAGAACTTCAGCGTG
This portion of the Blastocatellia bacterium genome encodes:
- a CDS encoding RNA polymerase sigma factor, translated to MVGGEKANEAILRELGQGLNVQENFRLLFERYYGPIYRFFRRKGMSPEDARDLTQEVFFSVYRGMGELRESARFEKWLYRIAKNTYINEMERRGAKKRTAAEISLEEIQASTPESPFGAPSGAVATADPMETVLENEKLNKLREAIEQLPVQMRRCVYLRLVKEQSVQEIATILGISVNTVKAHLHQARKTLRERLSALFGEVEL
- a CDS encoding zf-HC2 domain-containing protein; this encodes MNGELRRYLEALREEWEDRLRRHLDEDELIAYVRGELEAEDAERMRSHLVRCDACTAALKDVADFFEPIREGEEPIPRRVLRREWKTLWRRVRAGEKVVIGAPFSLSPAFALAASLLVAVGLILSTFHLWQQRQRLAMQLQTEQTRRQELERENQLLQEQARALQSQYESQLAQLRQPQPNIPVYDVFSQQMLRRSGAPSPVNQVTVPPTTENFSVILVGESRAKYREYEIKIVDAGGQVRWRATGLRPGPQGNFTLLLARAFLSAGDYRIIVLGQRGRQSQLVAEYLLSLQYR